The segment TGGTGGAAGGTGGGGGTAGCAAAAACTTTATAGAGATCAAAAGGATGATGCATAATGACTATAAATCTTTCAGTACACTTATGGAAAAGCTCACCATCAGCACCATCAAATACCTTCAGGCACAGATCGATAACGGATGCCCTGTGGTGCAGATTTTTGATACCTGGGCAGGTATCCTTTCCCCATGCGAATATGCTGAAATGGTTTTACCATTTGTAAATATCCTTGTGGATAACCTCAAAAATGCCCACGTGGTATATTTTGCAAAGGATAGCGCCACATTTTATAAATATATCTCCAATTTGAAATGTTCCTGCATTGGTGTGGATTGGAAGATTGAGCTTGATGAGGCTGATATGCAGTTAGGAACTGGGAAATTTGTATTGCAGGGGAATATGGATCCAGTAATACTTTTCACAAATAGAGAAAAAATTATGAATATTGCTAAACTGATAGTGGACAAAGGTAAGAGCCTGAAAGGGCATATCTTCAACTTAGGACACGGGATATTGCCCAATACCCCTGTTGAAAATGTAAAATATCTTGTGGAGCTTATAAAAAATGGCTGTCAATAAAGATTTTCTGTACGTTATGTACATGGGGGGACCTGATTCTATACAGGCAATTGAACCTTTTTTATACAATCTTTTTACCGATAGAGATATAATCGATTTTGGCATAGGTAAGTTCCCTCAAAAAATAGTTGCTAAAATTATTTCAAAGGTTAGAAGTAAAAAAGTTGCCCCACAGTATGAGAGGCTGGGGGGTGGTTCTCCACAATTACCGATATTAAAGAGCCTACTTGGCAAGGTTTCAGATCTATACTTAAAAAGATATGACACAGAGCTTGAAACGGCTATAGGGATGTGCTATTATCATCCATTTATAAAAGATACGGTGAAGTTTTTACAAAATGGTAATTATAATAATATATTTGTAATGACAATGTATCCACAATATTCCTATACGACAAGTGGTGCATGTTTTTCAAGATTCTTCAATGA is part of the Calditerrivibrio nitroreducens DSM 19672 genome and harbors:
- the hemE gene encoding uroporphyrinogen decarboxylase, whose protein sequence is MNNLLIDVLDGKKVDRPPVWLMRQAGRYMPEYMEVRRKVTFLELCKNPELAAKVTHQPVDILGVDAAILFSDILIPVEPMGVKLDFDPAPVISNPVRTQKDVDRLTILEPYKDVPFVVETVKLLVKDLNVPLIGFSGAPFTLACYMVEGGGSKNFIEIKRMMHNDYKSFSTLMEKLTISTIKYLQAQIDNGCPVVQIFDTWAGILSPCEYAEMVLPFVNILVDNLKNAHVVYFAKDSATFYKYISNLKCSCIGVDWKIELDEADMQLGTGKFVLQGNMDPVILFTNREKIMNIAKLIVDKGKSLKGHIFNLGHGILPNTPVENVKYLVELIKNGCQ